In bacterium, the sequence GCACCGCCGGTTCCTAGTAAAGAAGAAGAAACCACATGGCTTAAAAGCAGTATCGATAGCCTTCAGGGCGAGCTCGAGGGAATGAAAAAACGACTTTCTGAATTGGAAAGCTAAACAAATGGGCGGGGAAAAATCCCCGCCCGATTCTTTGTGGAAAATATGAAAATTGCAGTTGCAAGTGGCAAGGGTGGAACCGGAAAAACCACTGTTGCTACTAATATGGCTTATTGCCTTTGTAAAAGTGGAGCGAAAACGACGCTCCTCGATTGTGATACCGAGGAACCAAATGCGCATCTCTTCTTCGATCTGAAGAATATTGTTAATCAGGAAATCGGTATGCCTATACCAAAGCTCATTCCAGAAAAGTGCAACGGATGTTCAATATGTGGAGATGTCTGCCGTTTCAGCGCTATCATAAATATCGGTGAATTAACCATAATCCATCCAGGGATGTGTCATGGCTGTAGGGCGTGTTGGGAACTCTGTCCCACGGGCGCATTAGAACCATCTGAGCGCACTTTGGGAAAAGTAATACATGGCGAGAGTGAAGGGCTCTTTATCTCTTACGGCAAGCTCGACATAGGCGAGTTGTCGGGGAACCGACTTATACAAGCTGTTAAAGATAATTATCAACTCGATGCGATTAATATAATTGATGCGCCACCTGGAACATCTTGTTCAGTAGTAGAAACGCTTAGCGAAATTGATTTTCTACTCCTTGTAGCTGAACCCACACCTTTTGGACTCGCTAATTTAAATTCTATAGTCGAACTTGCTGATAAGATTAATATCCCGACCGGGATATTAATTAATCGTTCGACAGCGCAAGAGGACCCTCTCATCGAGGCATACGCCTCTAGAAAAGGCATTAAAATCCTTGGAAAGATTCCTCTCGATAGGAAAATCGCGGAATTATACTCTTCGGGAAAGTTATTCGCTAAATATTTAACCGAGTATCATGAGTTTTTTATAAACTTAAATAACAAAATCGTCTCGCAGGTCGAACTATGAAAAAAATCGTTATTACAGGCGGAAAAGGAGGTTGTGGTAAAACAACAGTCGCAGCCTCATTAGCATACCTTTCAAAAAACTGGGTTATCGCCGATTGCGATGTAGATTCCCCTAATCTAGGCATATTAGCACAACCAACTATCGAAGGTAAACACTCTTTCAAGGGGACAAGTTTTAAAATCGATTTAAACAGTTGCAAACAGTGTGGTCTTTGTAGGGATAAATGTGCTTATGGAGCAATCGACGAACATTATATAATAGATCCCATTTTATGCGAATCCTGCGGATATTGTAAAGTTCTTTGTAACTTTGGAGCAATCGACGAAACAGAGGTTGAAATTGGTTATTGGCGAGATGGATCAAGCAGATTCGGACCTTTTTTCGACGCTTACCTTTATCCGGGAGCAGAAAACTCCGGCAAACTGGTTACTCTTCTTCGTGAAAAAGCCGAAAAACGTGCCGAACAATCAGATGCCCATGGTGTTATAATCGATGGGCCTCCTGGGATTGGATGTCCGGTTATCGCCTCGATTACCGGCACAGATTTAGCCATCGCAGTGGCCGAACCGACGATTTCGGGTTTGCACGATGTTAGCCGCATAGTAGAATTGTCATCCACATTGAAATCTCCTGTCGGCTTGCTCATAAATAAGGCCGATATTTCATCGGTAAAAGAAGCCGAATTACGCACTTTCGCAAAAGATAATAATATAGAAATTTTGGGCGCACTTCCCTACGAACCCATGGCCAACAAGGCTCAATCAGCAATGAAAACTATGGTAGAATACGCTCCAGAGGGCGATTATGCTATCGAAATGGGGATTATCTGGAACAAAATTCTAGCCCTATTGGGAGAATGAATGACCCGTCCAAAAAAAATAAGGTTTATTCAGGAAATACCCGATTTTCATTATTTCAAACCCGCAGGATTACCTATGCGTGCGCTCAAAGAGATCTCGATTACATCGGACGAATTAGAGGCACTTCGCCTTGTTAATATTGAAGGGCTATATCAAGAACAAGCTGCAGAGGCAATGGGTATTTCGCGACAGACGCTCGGGAGAATCCTGTCAGGCGTGCAAACACGCTTGACGGAGGCCCTTATCGAGGGCAAAGCTATACGTATAGAAAGTGCGGACTATGCGATTCCCTCGGGAAAAGTTAAATTATCGGAACATCGAAGACGTAAAGGCCATCAATGGCGCTGGTAATTACTAACCAAAATGCTCGTAAAATTGCGGGCACAACCTGCTGAATTCCTTCTATAAAACTATGCTTGT encodes:
- a CDS encoding DUF134 domain-containing protein, with amino-acid sequence MTRPKKIRFIQEIPDFHYFKPAGLPMRALKEISITSDELEALRLVNIEGLYQEQAAEAMGISRQTLGRILSGVQTRLTEALIEGKAIRIESADYAIPSGKVKLSEHRRRKGHQWRW
- a CDS encoding ATP-binding protein encodes the protein MKIAVASGKGGTGKTTVATNMAYCLCKSGAKTTLLDCDTEEPNAHLFFDLKNIVNQEIGMPIPKLIPEKCNGCSICGDVCRFSAIINIGELTIIHPGMCHGCRACWELCPTGALEPSERTLGKVIHGESEGLFISYGKLDIGELSGNRLIQAVKDNYQLDAINIIDAPPGTSCSVVETLSEIDFLLLVAEPTPFGLANLNSIVELADKINIPTGILINRSTAQEDPLIEAYASRKGIKILGKIPLDRKIAELYSSGKLFAKYLTEYHEFFINLNNKIVSQVEL
- a CDS encoding (4Fe-4S)-binding protein is translated as MKKIVITGGKGGCGKTTVAASLAYLSKNWVIADCDVDSPNLGILAQPTIEGKHSFKGTSFKIDLNSCKQCGLCRDKCAYGAIDEHYIIDPILCESCGYCKVLCNFGAIDETEVEIGYWRDGSSRFGPFFDAYLYPGAENSGKLVTLLREKAEKRAEQSDAHGVIIDGPPGIGCPVIASITGTDLAIAVAEPTISGLHDVSRIVELSSTLKSPVGLLINKADISSVKEAELRTFAKDNNIEILGALPYEPMANKAQSAMKTMVEYAPEGDYAIEMGIIWNKILALLGE